From the genome of Roseivivax sp. THAF197b:
GTGGGCGGATGAGGCAAAGGTCGCAACCGCCCACGGCAAACCAAGAACAAGAATACGACGAACCGACGGCACACGGTCGCTGACCGCAGGACGCCGCCACAAGCGGAGACAAAGACGATGGCTATGCTCAGCTTCGAAAAGAAGTACCGCGTCCGCGGAGGGACGCTGATCGGCGGCGATCTGTTCGACTTCTGGGTGGGCCCGTTTTACGTGGGCTTCTTTGGAGTCACGACCGCCTTTTTCTCGCTCCTCGGGACGATCCTGATCCTGTGGGGCGCTGCACATCAGGGCACGTTCAATCCCTGGCTCATCAACATCCCGCCACCTGACCTGTCCTACGGTCTGGGCGCGGCACCGCTGATGGAGGGCGGCCTCTGGCAGATCATCACGATCTGCGCGATCGGGGCCTTCTGTTCCTGGGCCCTGCGCGAGGTCGAGATCTGCCGCAAGCTCGGCATGGGTTATCACGTGCCCTTTGCCTTCTCGGTCGCGATCTTCGCCTATGTCACGCTCGAGGTGTTCCGCCCGATGCTGCTGGGCGCCTGGGGACACGCCTTCCCGTATGGCATCTTCAGCCATCTCGATTGGGTGTCGAACACGGGCTACGCCTATCTGCACTTCCACTACAATCCGGCGCATATGCTGGCGGTGACGCTGTTCTTCACCACCACGCTCGCACTGGCGTTGCATGGCGGTCTGATCCTGTCGGCGGCGAACCCCGAAAAAGACGAGATCATGAAGACCCCCGACCACGAGGACACGTTCTTCCGGGACTTCATCGGCTATTCGGTCGGCACGCTGGGCATCCACCGCGTCGGCTACCTTCTGGCCATCAATGCAGGCTTCTGGTCGGCCGTCTGCATCATCATCTCCGGTCCGGTTTGGACCAAGGGCTGGCCGGAATGGTGGAACTGGTGGCTCGAGATGCCGATCTGGGGACACCTGTGAGGAGGATGTAAGACATGCCTATGATTGAGTACCAAAACATCTTCACGCAGGTCCAAGTCCAGGGCACGCCTGAGATGGGAATGAACGATAACGGCCGGATGATGGAGGAGCGGACCAAGAACCCGTTCTTCTCCACCCTCGCGGGCTTCTTCGGAAACGCGCAGATCGGCCCGATCTACCTGGGCTGGACCGGTCTCGTCTCGCTTCTGACCGGTATCCTTGCGCTGAACATCATCGGTCTGAACATGCTGGCGCAGGTCGGCTGGTCGATCCCCGAGTTCATCCGGCAGGGCTTCTGGCTGGCGCTTGAGCCGCCGAGCCCGGAATACGGCCTCA
Proteins encoded in this window:
- the pufL gene encoding photosynthetic reaction center subunit L, translated to MAMLSFEKKYRVRGGTLIGGDLFDFWVGPFYVGFFGVTTAFFSLLGTILILWGAAHQGTFNPWLINIPPPDLSYGLGAAPLMEGGLWQIITICAIGAFCSWALREVEICRKLGMGYHVPFAFSVAIFAYVTLEVFRPMLLGAWGHAFPYGIFSHLDWVSNTGYAYLHFHYNPAHMLAVTLFFTTTLALALHGGLILSAANPEKDEIMKTPDHEDTFFRDFIGYSVGTLGIHRVGYLLAINAGFWSAVCIIISGPVWTKGWPEWWNWWLEMPIWGHL